The stretch of DNA CCGTGGCGTTCCAGGCTGTTGTCGGTCTGGGCGCGGTTCTCGGAGGCGTGCAGATGGACCATGAGGCCGTGCTCGCGGGCGAGTTCGGCGGTCGCGGCGAGGTCCGCGTCGTCGACGGTGTACGGGGCGTGTGGCGCGAGCGAGGTGGTGATGCGGCCGCCGGCGGCGCCGCGCTGCCTCAGCGCGAACTCCAGGGACGCGGCGCGGCCCTCGGGCCCCTGCGAGGAGAAGAAGGCCGCGCCGAGGTTGGCGCGAAGACCGCTCTCGGCGACGACGTCGGCGACGGTGTCCATCGCGAAGTAGTGGTCGGCGAAGGTCGTCACGCCGCCCCGGATCATCTCCGCGCACGCGAGCCTCGCGCCGAGCCCGACGACGCGCTCGGTCAGGTTGGACTCGATCGGCCAGATCCAGTCGTTGAACCACTCGTGCGCCGGCAGGTCCTCCGCGATGCCGCGCAGGGCCACCATCGGCGTGTGCGTATGGCAGTTGATCAGGCCGGGCAGGGCCACCTGACCGCGGGCGTCGATGTGCTCGGCGGCCTGGATTCCGGCGGCCTCGGGGGTGGTGGTGACGGCGTCGATGCGGCCGTCGCGCACGACGACGGCCGCGTCGTCGAGGAATCCGACCTGGCCCTTCGCCTCGTGGACGAGGGCCGTGCAGCCCGTGATGACGAGATCGGCGGGGCCGTGCGCGGGAGGCGGCGTCATCTCTTCAAGGTACGGGGAGTGCGCATCCCGTGGCCTGTCGTGTCGCCGGTTTCGCGAGCACGCTGACGTCAGCCCCGTCAGCCCGCCCACCACGCGAGAACAGTTGGAGCCCGCCATGCTCGTCGCCACTTGGAACCTGGAGAATCTCTACCGGCCCGGCGGCAAGTTCGGGCCCAAGGACAAGGCCGCGTACGAGGCGAAGCTG from Streptomyces sp. BA2 encodes:
- a CDS encoding amidohydrolase, which gives rise to MTPPPAHGPADLVITGCTALVHEAKGQVGFLDDAAVVVRDGRIDAVTTTPEAAGIQAAEHIDARGQVALPGLINCHTHTPMVALRGIAEDLPAHEWFNDWIWPIESNLTERVVGLGARLACAEMIRGGVTTFADHYFAMDTVADVVAESGLRANLGAAFFSSQGPEGRAASLEFALRQRGAAGGRITTSLAPHAPYTVDDADLAATAELAREHGLMVHLHASENRAQTDNSLERHGRTPIEILHRTGLLDVDVLIAHGTGILDRDLPVLRQGTGRIAVATAPRGYLKFGWDTTPVRALRELGIPVGLATDGAASNNTLDVWESMTLTALVQKSTERDPSWLTARQALDHATLQSARAVGLGDEIGSLAAGRRADIVLVGLDGPHTQPVHDLAATLVHSARSADVTTTIVDGRILMRDRRLLTLDVPEIVAELGAELPALIDRSHGKRIQEYEG